In Triticum aestivum cultivar Chinese Spring chromosome 5B, IWGSC CS RefSeq v2.1, whole genome shotgun sequence, the following proteins share a genomic window:
- the LOC123113405 gene encoding subtilisin-like protease SBT1.7 yields MRCHGRRSALFAVAVAAAIVAAAAAAEVVHDGRRTYIVHCSHAAMPSEFAAHGDWYASSLQSVSGGAAEVIYTYDTLLHGYSARLTRAEARALEAQPGVLLVNPETRYELHTTRTPEFLGLDRAEALFPESNTASDVIVGVLDTGVWPERPSYDDAGFGPVPAGWKGKCEGGSDFNSSACNRKLIGARYFLAGYEASKGPVDTSKESRSPRDNDGHGTHTSSTAAGSAVRGADLLGYASGTAKGMAPRARVATYKVCWVGGCFSSDILKGMEVAVADGVDVLSLSLGGGTSDYYRDSIAVGAYSAMERGIFVSCSAGNAGPGAASLTNGAPWITTVGAGTLDRDFPAYVTLGNGNKYNGVSLYNGKQLPTTPVPFIYAGNASNSSMGALCMTGTLIPAKVAGKIVLCDRGTNARVQKGFVVRDAGGAGMVLANTAANGEELVADAHILPGAGVGERAGNAMRTYASSDPKPTANIVFAGTKVGIQPSPVVAAFSSRGPNTVTPGILKPDLIAPGVNILAAWSGSVGPSGIAGDDRRTSFNIISGTSMSCPHVSGLAALLRSAHQDWSPAAIRSALMTTAYAAYPNGDGLLDVATERAATPLDMGAGHVDPSKAVDPGLVYDLAAADYLDFLCAIEYEPAQIAALTKHSSDHCSPNRTYSVAALNYPSFSATFPAAGGTEKHARTLTNVGKPGTYKVTAAAAAGGTAIKVSVEPPTLSFSKVGEKKSYTVSFAAGGKPSGTNGFGRLVWSSEHHVVASPILATWT; encoded by the coding sequence ATGCGGTGCCATGGCAGGAGATCTGCGCTCttcgccgtggccgtggccgcggccatcgtggcggcggcggctgcggcggaggTCGTGCACGATGGCCGGCGGACGTACATCGTGCACTGCTCGCACGCCGCCATGCCCAGCGAGTTCGCGGCGCACGGCGACTGGTACGCCTCGTCGCTGCAGTCCGTGTCCGGCGGCGCCGCCGAGGTGATCTACACCTACGACACCCTGCTCCACGGCTACTCGGCGCGGCTCACCCGCGCGGAGGCCCGGGCGCTGGAGGCGCAGCCCGGCGTGCTGCTCGTCAACCCGGAGACGCGGTACGAGCTGCACACCACCCGGACCCCGGAGTTCCTCGGGCTGGACCGGGCGGAGGCGCTCTTCCCCGAGTCCAACACCGCCAGCGACGTCATCGTCGGCGTGCTGGACACCGGCGTGTGGCCGGAGCGGCCCAGCTACGACGACGCGGGCTTCGGCCCCGTGCCGGCGGGCTGGAAGGGCAAGTGCGAGGGCGGGAGCGACTTCAACTCCTCCGCGTGCAACCGGAAGCTCATCGGCGCGAGGTACTTCCTGGCGGGGTACGAGGCGTCCAAGGGCCCCGTGGACACGTCCAAGGAGTCGCGCTCGCCCAGGGACAACGACGGCCATGGCACGCACACCTCCAGCACGGCGGCGGGCTCCGCCGTGCGCGGCGCCGACCTGCTGGGCTACGCTTCTGGCACGGCCAAGGGCATGGCGCCGCGCGCGCGCGTGGCCACGTACAAGGTGTGCTGGGTCGGCGGCTGCTTCAGCTCCGACATCCTCAAGGGCATGgaggtggccgtcgccgacggcgtggACGTGCTCTCCCTGTCCCTCGGCGGCGGCACGTCTGACTACTACCGCGACAGCATCGCCGTGGGCGCGTACAGCGCCATGGAAAGGGGAATATTTGTGTCCTGCTCGGCGGGGAATGCCGGGCCGGGCGCGGCGTCGCTGACGAACGGCGCGCCATGGATCACCACCGTGGGCGCGGGGACACTCGACCGCGACTTCCCCGCCTACGTCACCCTCGGCAACGGTAACAAGTACAACGGCGTCTCCCTCTACAACGGCAAGCAATTGCCCACCACGCCGGTGCCGTTCATCTACGCAGGGAACGCGTCGAACAGCAGCATGGGCGCGCTCTGCATGACGGGCACCCTCATCCCTGCCAAGGTCGCCGGCAAGATCGTCCTCTGCGACCGCGGCACCAACGCCAGGGTCCAGAAGGGATTCGTCGTCAGAGACGCCGGTGGTGCCGGCATGGTGCTCGCCAACACCGCCGCCAACGGCGAGGAGCTGGTCGCCGACGCGCACATTCTCCCGGGCGCCGGCGTCGGAGAGAGGGCCGGCAACGCCATGAGAACCTACGCGTCGTCGGATCCAAAGCCGACGGCCAACATAGTGTTCGCGGGCACGAAGGTTGGGATCCAGCCGTCGCCCGTCGTGGCCGCCTTCTCGTCGAGGGGGCCGAACACCGTGACGCCCGGCATCCTCAAGCCGGACCTGATCGCGCCGGGGGTGAACATCCTCGCGGCGTGGTCCGGATCCGTCGGCCCATCAGGGATCGCCGGCGACGACCGGCGCACCAGCTTCAACATCATATCGGGCACGTCCATGTCGTGCCCGCACGTGAGCGGGCTGGCGGCGCTGCTCCGGTCGGCGCACCAGGACTGGAGCCCGGCGGCCATCCGGTCGGCGCTGATGACGACGGCGTACGCGGCGTACCCCAACGGCGACGGCCTGCTCGACGTGGCCACCGAGCGCGCGGCCACGCCGCTGGACATGGGGGCCGGCCACGTCGACCCCAGCAAGGCGGTGGACCCGGGGCTGGTGtacgacctcgccgccgccgactaCCTGGACTTCCTCTGCGCCATCGAGTACGAGCCGGCGCAGATCGCCGCGCTCACCAAGCACTCGTCGGACCACTGCAGCCCCAACCGCACGTACTCCGTGGCGGCGCTCAACTACCCGTCGTTCTCGGCCACGTTCCCCGCGGCGGGCGGCACGGAGAAGCACGCCCGCACGCTGACGAACGTTGGGAAGCCCGGCACGTACAAGGtgacggcggccgcggcggcgggcggcacggCGATCAAGGTGTCGGTGGAGCCGCCGACGCTGAGCTTCAGCAAGGTGGGCGAGAAGAAGAGCTACACCGTGAGCTTCGCGGCGGGCGGGAAGCCGTCGGGCACCAACGGGTTCGGCCGGCTGGTCTGGTCCAGCGAGCACCACGTGGTGGCCAGCCCGATCCTGGCGACGTGGACCTGA